The Chloroflexota bacterium genome includes the window GTGTGGCGCGCGCGTTGCTCGCAGCGGACGAGGGCTTTAAAGGCGCGTTACGCAAAGCGGGTCTCTTGACGCGCGATGCGCGCGAGAAGGAACGCAAGAAACCTGGTTTGAAGCGTGCTCGCAAGGCAAAGCAATACACCAAACGTTAAGTTTGAAACAGAAACCCGAAGGATCGAATCCTTCGGGTTTGTTTTTTCATGAGGCAATACGAATTGTATTTCAATTAAAATTTGGACGCGGATAAACGCGAATTAGAAATATCCGCGTTCATCCGCGTTCATCCGCGTCCAAATAATCTTGGCTAGACCGAGTGAGACACTTACGGCAAGAATCGCCAGAACACCTCATTCGATAGCAAGCGTCCGCGTCGCGTCAAACGCACGCGCACATCATCTATCTCGATCAACCCCACTTCCCTCAATTCCTTCATTTCCTTTCCATACGTGTCGCGCGCGTTCTCGCCAAATCTTTGCGCGAACGTTTCGAACGCAACACCTTCGTTGAGGCGCAGACCCAGGAACATCGTCTCCGCCATTTCAATCGCGCGGTCAATGATTTCGTGTTCCGCCATCGCGCTATCGCCGCGCGCGATACGTGCGATGTACTCGACCGGCGAGAGCACGTTCCAGTACCGTCTGCCGGTCGCGTACGAATGCGCGCCCGCGCCAAAACCCAGGTACGGTTCGTTGCGCCAGTAGGTGAGATTGTGGCGCGATTGGAAGTTGGGGGTTGGCTGTTGGAGGTTAGAAGATGGAGGTTGGAGGTTGGACGTTGGAATTCGAGAATCCAATTTCCAATTTCCAACCTCTAAACTCCAATTCGAAATTTCGTATTGCGCGTACCCTGCCGCGTCCAGGACATCCTCCGCCAGTTCGTACATCTCCGCCGCGAGGTCGTCGTCCGGCTTGGCGTACTTGCCGCGCGCGATTTGGTGTTCGAGTCCCGTGCCTTCTTCGACCTTGAGCGCGTACAGCGACAGATGTTCCGGCGCGAGCGCAATCGCGCGGTCGAGCGTCGCACGCCAATCGTCGAGCGTTTGGAGCGGCAAGCCGTAGATGAAATCGAGATTGAGGTTGTCGAAGCCGGCGCGTCGCGCGTGGTCGAACATCGCGAACGCATCGGCGACGGTGTGCCCGCGATTCAACCGGCGCAGCGCCGCATCGTCGAACGCTTGCACGCCGATGCTGAGGCGATTCACGCCGAGCGCGCGCAGAGCGCGCAGTTTGTCCGCGTCGAGCGTCCCAGGGTTTGCTTCGAGCGTGATCTCGGCGTCGGGCGCAATCGCGAACGCGGATTCGCACGCGCGCAAGATTTTTTCGATGTGTGCGACCGGCACGAGCGAAGGCGTGCCGCCGCCGAAATAAATGGTTTTCGCGTGTAAGGGCGAAGCATTCGCAGAATCATGCTGCTCAAGAATATCCTCGCCAAGAGTAAAGTGCTGGACCTGACCCAATTGATCGCGCGAATGCTTCGCCCTTACAATTTCGCGCGCCACCGCGTCCGCGTACGGTTCCATCACGCGCGCGAGATTCGCGTACGCGTTGAAATCGCAGTACGTGCATTTGATTTTGCAGAATGGAATGAAAACGAACAGCGCGAGAGAGTCAGACATTGTGAATTTCATGTGGCGCAAATTTCTAATTTGCGATTAGGCAAATTGGAAATTTGCCTTACGAGAGCAAATCGGCGAACCATCTGCCAATGCCGCTTTGCGGTTTCTCGGCGCGAAGCGCGCCGGTGTGACCGTTGATGACGATTG containing:
- the hemW gene encoding radical SAM family heme chaperone HemW codes for the protein MSDSLALFVFIPFCKIKCTYCDFNAYANLARVMEPYADAVAREIVRAKHSRDQLGQVQHFTLGEDILEQHDSANASPLHAKTIYFGGGTPSLVPVAHIEKILRACESAFAIAPDAEITLEANPGTLDADKLRALRALGVNRLSIGVQAFDDAALRRLNRGHTVADAFAMFDHARRAGFDNLNLDFIYGLPLQTLDDWRATLDRAIALAPEHLSLYALKVEEGTGLEHQIARGKYAKPDDDLAAEMYELAEDVLDAAGYAQYEISNWSLEVGNWKLDSRIPTSNLQPPSSNLQQPTPNFQSRHNLTYWRNEPYLGFGAGAHSYATGRRYWNVLSPVEYIARIARGDSAMAEHEIIDRAIEMAETMFLGLRLNEGVAFETFAQRFGENARDTYGKEMKELREVGLIEIDDVRVRLTRRGRLLSNEVFWRFLP